A genome region from Atribacterota bacterium includes the following:
- a CDS encoding SagB/ThcOx family dehydrogenase codes for MNLTGEEFINKTKYQNMSLSDQMKGIPPPDLQLPYPDTGEVISLPEWDKITISEENIASIINLRQSIRNYGEENINLPELSYLLWCTQGVKEVISNIATLRTVPSAGARHALETILLVNRVQGLDSGLYRYLSLEHQLGILKRDSTIADEIVKASFGQDFIKHSAVTFIWIAVIYRMKWRYGERAYRYIFLDAGHVAQNLYLSAKAINCGVCAIAAFSDDELNHILNLDGKEQFVIYMATVGKKI; via the coding sequence ATGAATTTAACCGGAGAAGAATTTATTAATAAGACAAAATATCAAAATATGAGCTTATCTGATCAGATGAAAGGGATTCCTCCACCTGACCTGCAATTGCCATATCCTGATACTGGAGAAGTTATCTCTTTACCAGAATGGGATAAGATAACTATTTCTGAGGAAAACATCGCTTCTATAATTAATCTAAGGCAGAGTATACGCAATTATGGTGAAGAAAATATTAACCTACCTGAATTGTCTTATTTACTCTGGTGTACCCAGGGAGTAAAAGAGGTTATCTCTAATATTGCAACCCTGAGAACTGTACCATCTGCTGGAGCTCGCCATGCCTTAGAAACTATTCTTTTAGTGAATAGAGTGCAGGGATTGGACTCCGGCCTTTATCGCTATTTAAGTCTGGAACATCAATTGGGAATTTTAAAAAGAGATAGTACCATAGCTGATGAAATTGTAAAAGCCAGTTTTGGTCAGGATTTTATTAAACACTCAGCTGTCACTTTTATCTGGATTGCAGTGATTTACAGGATGAAGTGGAGATATGGGGAGCGTGCCTATCGGTATATTTTTTTAGATGCCGGTCATGTTGCTCAGAATCTCTATCTCTCAGCTAAAGCAATTAATTGTGGGGTTTGTGCCATAGCTGCTTTTTCAGATGATGAATTGAACCATATTTTAAATCTGGATGGCAAGGAGCAGTTTGTGATATATATGGCAACAGTAGGGAAAAAGATATAA
- a CDS encoding pyridoxamine 5'-phosphate oxidase family protein, producing MRRRDREITDIEEIKQIIKQALFCHVAMCRGNNPYLVAMNFGFDGQYIYLHSAPEGMKIDILKENPAVCIEIVQSIQFVHSLNVCQSSMRYNSALIFGKVEFIKEEKEKKKALTFIIRQYNQNIDEERLKFSAYVLDKLTVLKVKIEKISGKRSA from the coding sequence ATGAGAAGAAGAGATAGAGAAATAACTGATATAGAAGAAATAAAACAAATTATTAAGCAAGCTCTTTTTTGCCATGTAGCTATGTGTAGGGGTAATAATCCTTATCTGGTAGCAATGAATTTTGGATTTGATGGGCAATATATCTACCTTCATTCTGCTCCTGAAGGAATGAAGATTGACATTTTGAAAGAAAATCCCGCAGTATGTATTGAAATTGTTCAAAGCATACAATTTGTCCACTCATTGAATGTATGCCAGAGTAGTATGAGATATAACAGTGCCCTTATTTTTGGAAAAGTTGAATTTATTAAGGAAGAGAAGGAAAAGAAAAAAGCACTCACCTTTATTATAAGACAATATAACCAGAATATTGATGAGGAACGATTAAAATTTTCTGCATATGTTTTAGATAAATTAACTGTTTTAAAGGTAAAAATTGAGAAGATAAGTGGAAAACGTTCAGCTTAA
- a CDS encoding Nif3-like dinuclear metal center hexameric protein has product MKIKDLINIIDQIAPFFLQQDFDNSGVQYADLDENINRMLICLDITTETIEEALKKNCNTILSHHPLFFKPFSKITKQDNPVIFQLMHHRLNLIAAHTNYDLAENGLNDYVGNLLNLNKIGCLEESEEKTLKLAVYVPDKYHEKLLNALFQAGAGNIGNYSETAFSFPGKGSFKPLEDAKPFIGKIGKRKTVTEIKIETVFMERDLHKVIEAIYKNHPYEEPAYDIYQLKTNLKTGIGLIAKLPSEQSLEKICKKIKNILKIPYLRMVKTEKRKIKTITLCTGNGGSLINKAIQKKVDLLITGDIKHHEALNAKEMGLNIIDIEHFYTEKYFVPAIKEQLIRAQIPEDLLFASKKMNSPFQLL; this is encoded by the coding sequence ATGAAAATTAAAGATCTGATAAATATTATTGATCAGATTGCTCCGTTTTTTCTCCAGCAGGATTTTGATAATAGCGGAGTACAATATGCTGATCTTGATGAAAATATAAATAGAATGTTAATTTGTCTGGATATCACAACAGAAACTATAGAAGAAGCATTAAAGAAAAATTGTAATACTATTCTATCTCATCACCCTTTATTCTTTAAACCTTTCAGTAAAATTACCAAACAGGATAATCCAGTAATTTTTCAATTAATGCACCACCGTCTTAATCTAATTGCGGCTCATACCAATTACGATCTGGCAGAAAATGGTTTGAATGATTATGTTGGTAATCTGCTTAATTTAAATAAAATTGGTTGCCTGGAAGAATCTGAGGAAAAAACACTAAAGTTAGCTGTATATGTTCCCGATAAGTATCATGAAAAACTTCTAAACGCACTTTTCCAGGCTGGCGCTGGGAATATTGGCAATTATTCCGAAACAGCTTTTAGCTTTCCGGGCAAAGGTTCCTTTAAGCCGCTGGAAGATGCAAAACCTTTTATTGGTAAAATTGGAAAACGAAAAACGGTTACTGAAATAAAGATTGAAACAGTTTTTATGGAAAGAGATTTGCATAAAGTAATTGAAGCTATCTATAAAAATCACCCTTATGAAGAACCGGCTTATGATATTTATCAATTAAAAACTAATTTAAAGACTGGGATTGGTTTAATTGCAAAATTGCCTTCGGAACAAAGCTTGGAAAAAATCTGTAAAAAAATTAAAAACATATTAAAGATTCCCTATCTAAGAATGGTCAAAACAGAAAAACGAAAAATTAAGACTATTACTCTATGCACCGGAAATGGCGGATCTTTAATAAATAAGGCAATTCAGAAGAAAGTAGACCTCTTAATCACCGGGGATATCAAGCATCATGAAGCACTAAACGCTAAAGAGATGGGACTGAATATTATTGATATTGAACATTTTTATACTGAAAAATATTTTGTTCCTGCAATTAAAGAACAACTAATTCGGGCACAGATTCCTGAAGATTTGTTGTTTGCTAGTAAAAAAATGAACTCACCTTTTCAACTTTTATAA
- a CDS encoding uracil-DNA glycosylase, with the protein MDIPITTLTMDELAETIRNCQKCLLSQTRNKAVPGEGDCNSVVMFVGEAPGGDEDIHGRPFIGKAGQLLTRILQSVQMSRKNVFITNVVKCRPPGNRNPNKSEVDFCLPYLESQIALINPKIIVTLGSISTKFLLNTEEPISRLRGQWFPWIGNIKIFPMFHPSYLLRHEEITPGSPKELTWRDIKELKRVLEEIKNDKSKLI; encoded by the coding sequence ATGGATATACCAATTACTACACTTACCATGGATGAACTTGCTGAAACAATTAGAAACTGTCAGAAATGTCTCTTATCTCAAACTAGAAATAAAGCAGTCCCGGGAGAAGGGGACTGTAATAGTGTAGTAATGTTTGTAGGGGAGGCACCAGGAGGAGATGAAGATATCCATGGTCGTCCTTTCATAGGCAAAGCCGGTCAGTTGCTTACTCGAATACTGCAATCTGTGCAGATGAGTAGAAAAAATGTGTTTATTACCAATGTAGTTAAATGCAGACCACCTGGTAATAGAAATCCTAATAAAAGTGAAGTTGATTTTTGCTTGCCCTATCTGGAAAGCCAAATTGCCCTTATCAATCCCAAGATTATTGTCACTCTGGGCAGCATATCCACTAAATTTCTTTTAAATACAGAAGAACCTATTTCCAGACTCAGAGGTCAATGGTTTCCCTGGATAGGCAACATCAAGATTTTCCCTATGTTTCATCCCAGTTATTTACTGAGACATGAAGAAATCACACCTGGTAGTCCCAAGGAATTAACTTGGCGAGATATTAAAGAGCTGAAAAGAGTATTAGAAGAGATAAAAAATGATAAATCAAAATTAATATAA
- a CDS encoding CARDB domain-containing protein yields MKFYKSLILMCILVLMLGGCVPPVELPDLVITEFETTGSPFFREDDNVTVPVRVTVKNQGNADAGTFKVSLHYTGSQGTFGVAFQVEGQSQLWYPYTTASLSPGNEVTFEGDALFIIRGETVSLKALADSCSGDEFMPDYCRVDESNEMNNESEAITVVLP; encoded by the coding sequence ATGAAATTCTATAAATCATTAATTTTGATGTGCATTTTAGTCTTGATGCTTGGTGGTTGTGTTCCACCCGTTGAATTGCCTGATCTTGTTATCACTGAATTTGAGACTACCGGTTCTCCCTTTTTCCGTGAAGATGATAATGTTACAGTCCCGGTTCGTGTGACAGTTAAAAATCAAGGCAATGCTGATGCAGGAACCTTCAAAGTATCATTGCATTACACTGGCTCACAAGGCACATTTGGTGTTGCTTTTCAAGTAGAAGGACAGAGTCAATTGTGGTATCCTTACACTACTGCGAGCCTTTCTCCCGGAAACGAAGTAACCTTTGAAGGAGACGCCCTTTTTATCATTAGAGGTGAAACGGTTTCTTTAAAGGCTCTGGCCGATAGTTGCAGTGGTGATGAATTCATGCCTGATTATTGCCGAGTGGATGAAAGCAATGAAATGAACAATGAATCGGAAGCAATAACAGTGGTATTGCCTTAA
- the polX gene encoding DNA polymerase/3'-5' exonuclease PolX, which produces MLKNVEFANIFANIAKILKIKDENRFKIRAYERVAATLENLPMEVETLYNSGKLDEIPGVGPAIAKKIGELVETGKLEYYENLKNSIPAGVLELLNVPEIGPRKAKLFYEELGIDSVGKLEEAVLKHQLQNLPGMGKKAEENIIRGIELYKKREQRALLGVALPIAEEIEEELKCLDEVKQISIAGSLRRRKETIGDIDILITSKRPVKVMQKFVNLPQVKEILAEGLTKSAILTHQDIHVDLRVVAPDSFGAALQYFTGSQAHNVRLREMAVKQGLKINEYGVFQTKDDKKIAGEEEEKIYSILGLSYIMPELREDRGEFEAAQNKKLPNLVDLNDIKGDLHIHTNDSDGFNNIEEIIGATRKKGYQYIAITDHSQSLHIAGGLNEQRLMEQIKRIEQINQEIDGLKVLKGIEVDIKSDGTLDISDNILQKLDIVIAAIHSGLKQERKKLMDRLSKAMKNPLVNIIAHPTGRIIGYREAYDIDMQEIIKIAAQTKTALEINSSPERMDLNDIYVKSAKEQGVLLAIGTDAHQISALDYISFGVAIARRGWLEKTNILNSLSLDDLKQRLKKK; this is translated from the coding sequence ATGTTAAAGAATGTAGAATTTGCCAATATCTTTGCCAATATTGCCAAGATACTGAAAATAAAAGATGAAAATAGATTTAAAATAAGAGCTTATGAACGAGTAGCTGCTACTTTAGAAAATCTGCCGATGGAGGTGGAAACGCTTTATAATTCAGGAAAGTTGGATGAGATTCCAGGGGTAGGACCGGCAATTGCTAAAAAGATTGGAGAATTAGTTGAGACCGGCAAATTGGAATACTATGAAAATCTAAAAAATAGTATTCCGGCAGGAGTTCTAGAATTATTAAATGTTCCTGAGATAGGACCGCGTAAAGCAAAGCTTTTTTATGAGGAATTGGGAATTGATAGCGTGGGAAAATTAGAAGAAGCTGTGCTCAAACACCAATTACAGAATCTGCCTGGAATGGGCAAAAAAGCGGAAGAGAACATTATAAGAGGCATAGAATTATATAAAAAAAGAGAACAAAGAGCCTTACTTGGAGTAGCTTTACCTATTGCTGAAGAAATTGAGGAGGAATTAAAATGTCTTGATGAAGTCAAGCAGATTAGTATTGCCGGTAGTCTGAGGCGCAGAAAAGAGACTATTGGAGATATTGATATTCTAATTACTTCCAAAAGACCTGTAAAGGTAATGCAAAAGTTTGTTAATTTACCTCAAGTCAAAGAGATATTAGCAGAAGGATTAACCAAATCAGCCATCTTAACCCATCAGGATATTCATGTGGACTTGAGAGTAGTAGCTCCTGATAGTTTTGGTGCTGCTTTACAATACTTTACCGGTTCCCAGGCACACAATGTTCGTTTAAGAGAGATGGCAGTGAAACAAGGACTAAAAATTAATGAATATGGTGTATTTCAGACTAAAGATGATAAGAAGATTGCTGGAGAAGAGGAAGAAAAAATATATAGCATATTGGGATTATCCTATATTATGCCAGAACTGAGAGAGGATCGGGGTGAATTTGAGGCTGCCCAAAATAAGAAATTACCAAACCTGGTTGATCTAAATGATATAAAAGGGGACTTGCATATTCATACTAATGATAGTGATGGATTTAACAATATTGAGGAAATTATAGGAGCTACCAGAAAAAAGGGATATCAATATATTGCTATTACCGATCATTCTCAGTCTCTTCATATTGCTGGCGGATTAAATGAGCAGAGATTGATGGAACAGATAAAAAGGATTGAGCAAATCAATCAAGAAATTGATGGTTTGAAGGTTTTAAAAGGAATTGAAGTTGATATTAAATCAGATGGAACTCTGGATATTTCCGATAACATATTACAGAAGTTAGACATTGTTATTGCTGCCATCCATTCTGGATTGAAGCAGGAAAGAAAGAAATTGATGGATCGTTTGAGCAAAGCAATGAAAAATCCATTGGTTAATATTATTGCACATCCCACAGGGAGAATTATTGGTTATCGAGAAGCTTATGATATTGATATGCAGGAAATTATTAAGATAGCTGCTCAGACAAAGACGGCATTGGAAATCAATTCTTCTCCTGAAAGAATGGATTTAAATGATATTTATGTCAAGAGTGCTAAAGAGCAGGGTGTTTTACTGGCTATTGGTACTGATGCACATCAAATATCCGCTCTGGATTATATATCATTTGGAGTAGCGATTGCCAGACGTGGGTGGTTAGAAAAAACTAATATCTTGAATAGCCTTTCCCTTGATGACCTGAAACAGCGATTAAAGAAAAAGTAG
- a CDS encoding extracellular solute-binding protein, which produces MKKIILFLVFVFLLSISAYAQQNIEITYWTHEDPNRTEIENRYIEEFEAANPGVTINRVTNPSNRMAEIVLTAFAANQGPDMFNLQIEDEYAYIVNNRLAPIDYQAAGYDSLEEVYKDYIPGVLDPVTYQENLYGLPMELTNWCIYLNKRVFWDAGLDPDKNYPRTWEEMVEVSEKIVIRDGEIITRRGFDFRYPYYLVAMVPMAEQLGGKLMSDDGKEAIINDDAWLKFLTFMQEWGPNGKNLGSPTYTNARSLFNKDNNDIAMCQSGLYQQGRIRNDNPEFYESGEWSVIPYPVFEDAVLDVAGAYYGHYFVVNQQKPKENQEMTWKFISYMLNHPEEYLVKVGLIQPKVRLMESDEFKNMPYSDVFRQDMERGHIVYYGENSAIIQQHIREAVESVMLAGRTPEAALQVLKLKVQEVLEEE; this is translated from the coding sequence ATGAAAAAGATAATTTTGTTTTTAGTATTCGTTTTTTTGTTATCTATTTCTGCGTATGCCCAGCAGAATATTGAAATTACCTATTGGACCCATGAAGACCCCAACCGAACAGAGATTGAAAACCGCTACATTGAAGAATTTGAAGCAGCTAATCCCGGTGTTACTATTAACAGAGTGACTAATCCATCAAACAGAATGGCCGAAATTGTTTTAACAGCTTTTGCCGCTAATCAGGGACCGGATATGTTTAATTTACAGATTGAAGATGAATACGCCTATATTGTTAACAACCGTTTGGCTCCTATCGATTATCAAGCTGCTGGCTACGATAGCTTGGAAGAAGTTTACAAGGATTATATACCAGGAGTTCTGGATCCGGTTACCTATCAGGAGAATTTATATGGATTGCCTATGGAATTGACCAACTGGTGTATTTATCTAAATAAGAGAGTCTTTTGGGATGCTGGCCTGGATCCTGATAAAAACTATCCCAGAACCTGGGAGGAAATGGTAGAAGTATCTGAAAAAATTGTCATCAGGGATGGAGAAATTATTACCAGGAGAGGATTTGATTTTAGATATCCCTACTATCTAGTAGCCATGGTACCTATGGCGGAACAATTAGGGGGAAAGTTAATGAGCGATGATGGAAAAGAAGCCATTATTAATGATGATGCATGGTTAAAATTTTTGACTTTCATGCAGGAATGGGGACCAAATGGGAAAAATTTAGGATCTCCCACCTATACCAATGCCAGAAGTTTGTTCAATAAAGATAATAATGATATAGCAATGTGCCAATCTGGTCTCTATCAACAAGGAAGAATTCGAAATGACAATCCTGAATTTTATGAAAGCGGAGAGTGGTCAGTAATTCCTTACCCAGTATTTGAGGATGCTGTTCTGGATGTAGCAGGGGCTTATTATGGTCATTATTTTGTGGTCAATCAACAAAAACCGAAGGAAAATCAGGAAATGACCTGGAAATTTATCAGCTATATGTTAAATCATCCTGAAGAATACCTGGTCAAAGTTGGCTTGATTCAACCCAAAGTAAGATTAATGGAATCAGATGAATTTAAGAATATGCCTTATTCTGATGTGTTCAGGCAAGATATGGAGAGAGGTCATATTGTTTACTATGGTGAAAACAGCGCCATCATTCAGCAACATATCCGTGAGGCAGTAGAATCAGTGATGCTTGCCGGCAGGACACCTGAAGCCGCCCTACAGGTATTGAAATTGAAAGTTCAGGAAGTTTTGGAAGAAGAATAA
- a CDS encoding sugar ABC transporter permease, with protein MKYPLFKSGIEQKKSRWGLFFVIPSILFFSLFSFYPIFTALYTSFFRKKLLSLQLPDFIALQNYAYLLKSPDFWNSIRATAVFTIGTFIPIVILSLILANFIVSRKRFQQFFQIAYYSPAVLSSVVVTVIWLLIFDPRGLGNQVLNFLFNSPGVDHKFLANSIMVQIATMVVYSWKYLGYFTIIFIVGLTTIPQSTHEAALIDGASSWQDFYYITLPLLKPTTVLVSVMSMLQCLKTFSTQYLFTQGGAPMAPINVITLNIYHTAIRDHRIGRASAMSVILFFIMLIFTWLQFRVSRSEEVSY; from the coding sequence ATGAAATACCCTTTATTTAAATCCGGAATAGAACAAAAAAAATCAAGGTGGGGATTGTTTTTTGTTATTCCTTCTATTCTTTTTTTCTCTTTGTTTAGTTTTTATCCTATTTTTACAGCCCTTTATACCAGCTTCTTCCGGAAAAAGTTACTTTCTTTACAGCTACCTGATTTTATTGCTTTACAAAACTATGCTTATCTATTAAAGTCTCCTGATTTCTGGAACTCCATTAGAGCAACGGCTGTTTTCACGATTGGTACTTTTATCCCTATTGTAATACTTAGTTTAATCCTGGCTAATTTTATTGTTAGCAGAAAGAGATTTCAACAATTTTTTCAAATAGCTTATTATTCTCCTGCTGTATTATCTTCAGTAGTGGTAACTGTGATATGGTTATTAATATTTGATCCCAGAGGACTAGGTAACCAAGTTCTTAATTTCTTATTTAATTCACCAGGCGTTGATCATAAATTTCTGGCCAATTCCATAATGGTACAGATAGCAACCATGGTTGTTTATAGCTGGAAATATCTGGGGTATTTTACCATTATTTTTATTGTTGGTTTGACTACGATTCCCCAGTCAACTCATGAGGCTGCTCTCATTGACGGTGCCAGTAGCTGGCAGGATTTTTACTATATTACTCTACCTCTTTTAAAGCCAACTACTGTTCTGGTGTCGGTCATGTCCATGCTACAATGTTTAAAGACTTTCAGTACCCAATATTTATTTACTCAGGGTGGAGCTCCCATGGCTCCTATTAATGTAATTACCCTAAATATCTATCATACTGCAATTCGGGATCACCGAATCGGTAGAGCGAGCGCCATGAGTGTCATATTATTCTTCATTATGCTTATCTTTACCTGGTTACAGTTTAGAGTTTCTCGTTCTGAAGAAGTTAGTTACTAA
- a CDS encoding carbohydrate ABC transporter permease encodes MQKKWQTKTKNSNISSIIINSFIWLFLIVTAAFILAPLVFMFAASVMPASDVMKMPFPWIPKGIYWQNYWQGIRGNDGSFIYIRNILNSFIVAGSVTVTTVILSAITGFGLAKYHFWGRNVVFMMIMATFMIPFEAIMIPLYLVVTKLGLQNSYQGLIIPFLVNAFGIFLMRQYFITFPDEILDAARIDGASEMMIFRTIIVPNSIPAMATLAVLTFKSQWDNLLWPLLIVQSEEMKTIPQYIVRFISEKHTDEGALMAVASIASIPILILFLRLSKYFIGGAALFSSRKG; translated from the coding sequence ATGCAGAAAAAATGGCAAACAAAAACTAAAAACAGTAATATTTCATCTATCATCATTAATAGCTTTATCTGGTTATTTTTAATCGTAACGGCAGCATTCATATTAGCCCCTTTAGTTTTCATGTTTGCAGCATCTGTAATGCCAGCCAGTGATGTAATGAAAATGCCTTTTCCCTGGATCCCTAAAGGTATTTACTGGCAGAATTACTGGCAGGGTATAAGAGGTAATGATGGTAGTTTTATTTATATTAGAAATATCTTAAACTCATTTATTGTTGCCGGCTCTGTAACGGTCACCACCGTCATACTTTCAGCAATAACCGGTTTTGGATTAGCCAAATATCATTTCTGGGGAAGGAATGTGGTATTTATGATGATTATGGCCACTTTTATGATTCCCTTTGAAGCGATTATGATTCCCCTTTATCTGGTTGTAACCAAATTAGGTTTACAGAATTCCTATCAGGGATTGATTATTCCTTTTTTAGTGAATGCCTTTGGTATATTTCTAATGAGACAATATTTTATTACCTTCCCCGATGAAATACTTGATGCGGCACGAATTGATGGTGCCAGCGAGATGATGATTTTTAGAACTATTATTGTTCCCAATAGCATACCAGCAATGGCAACGCTGGCGGTGCTGACATTTAAGTCACAATGGGATAATCTATTGTGGCCTTTACTGATTGTTCAAAGTGAAGAGATGAAGACAATTCCTCAATATATTGTCAGATTCATTTCTGAAAAACATACTGATGAAGGTGCCTTAATGGCAGTTGCTTCCATTGCCAGTATTCCTATTTTGATTTTGTTTTTAAGACTATCAAAATATTTTATCGGAGGTGCTGCCCTATTTTCCTCTCGCAAAGGTTAG
- a CDS encoding HAD family phosphatase, with translation MLFIFDMGGVVANHTNVIPSIAEHLEINEKQFFELAGQNWINLLCGKISSQQFWKQFSEEIKQNIKTDLFKKYFYPTINQGVTSIIRELRKNYRVVCGTNTFQVHYQFHLERGDYCYFDNIYASHLLGIAKPDPKFYRYIIDKEDATVDRTIFIDDTLENVIVAQRMGIKAILFVDNYSLKNELLKYTNINNHE, from the coding sequence ATGTTATTTATTTTTGATATGGGTGGTGTTGTGGCCAACCACACCAATGTAATTCCATCTATTGCTGAGCATTTAGAAATAAATGAGAAGCAATTTTTTGAATTAGCCGGGCAGAATTGGATAAATTTACTTTGTGGTAAAATAAGTAGTCAACAATTCTGGAAACAATTTTCTGAGGAAATAAAACAGAATATTAAAACAGATTTATTTAAAAAATATTTTTATCCTACCATCAATCAAGGAGTCACTTCCATTATTAGAGAATTGAGGAAGAATTACCGAGTTGTTTGTGGCACAAATACATTTCAGGTCCATTACCAGTTTCACTTAGAACGCGGAGATTACTGCTATTTTGATAATATTTACGCTTCTCATTTGCTGGGAATAGCTAAACCGGATCCAAAATTTTATCGCTATATTATAGATAAAGAAGATGCTACTGTAGACCGAACCATTTTTATTGATGATACTTTAGAAAATGTGATAGTTGCCCAGAGAATGGGAATCAAAGCCATCCTCTTTGTTGATAATTATTCCCTGAAAAATGAGCTACTAAAGTATACTAATATCAATAATCATGAATGA